From a region of the Flavobacteriales bacterium genome:
- a CDS encoding GatB/YqeY domain-containing protein, with protein MSLITTIDQDIKAAMLARESQKLTALRAIKAALLLARTEKGPAHEPDEAEEVRILQKLLKQRQEAAAIYTEQGREDLAANEHAEAAFISKYLPEQMSEEDVLKQLKEIVAKSNATEMKDMGKVMGIASKVFAGKADNKMVSDLLRTLLS; from the coding sequence ATGTCTCTCATAACCACCATCGATCAGGATATCAAAGCCGCCATGCTGGCGCGTGAAAGTCAGAAACTTACTGCCTTGCGTGCCATTAAAGCAGCGCTCTTGCTCGCACGTACGGAAAAAGGACCGGCACATGAACCTGATGAGGCAGAGGAAGTGCGCATCCTGCAAAAGCTGCTTAAGCAACGGCAGGAGGCTGCGGCTATATACACTGAACAGGGAAGGGAAGACCTCGCAGCCAATGAACACGCAGAAGCCGCTTTCATTTCCAAATACCTTCCCGAACAAATGAGTGAGGAAGATGTCCTGAAACAACTCAAAGAGATCGTTGCAAAATCCAATGCAACCGAAATGAAGGACATGGGTAAGGTCATGGGAATAGCTTCCAAAGTATTTGCGGGAAAGGCAGACAACAAAATGGTGTCTGATCTTCTCCGTACACTGCTATCCTGA
- a CDS encoding 1-deoxy-D-xylulose-5-phosphate synthase, translating to MDFTPGDLLAGIKDPADLRKLRINDLPKLSDELRQYIIDVVSVKGGHFGASLGVVELTVALHYVFNTPDDQLVWDVGHQAYGHKILTGRREVFPTNRQYKGLSGFPKRSESEYDTFGVGHSSTSISAALGMAVASRHQGDKNRQHIAVIGDGAMTAGLAFEGLNHAGVENSNLLVVLNDNCMSIDPNVGALKEYLTDITTSHAYNRMKDDVWNLLGMISKFGPNAQAIASKVENAVKSALLKQSNYFESLRFRYFGPIDGHDVKHMVKVMKDLKEIPGPKILHCITTKGKGYQPAEEGDQTKWHAPGLFDKTTGKILVSSVSNEKKPPKYQDVFGQTIVELAERNSKIVGITPAMPSGSSLNIMMKAMPDRAFDVGIAEQHAVTFSAGMATKGMIPYCNIYSSFMQRAYDQVIHDVAIQNLKVIFCMDRGGLAGADGPTHHGAYDLAYMRCIPNMVVSAPMNEEELRNLMYTAQLPSTQGPFSIRYPRGNGVMADWKKPFQKIMIGRGRKITDGTDIAILTIGTVGNYAIEACEILKDKGISAAHFDLRFVKPLDEKLLAEVFRKFDKVITVEDGCIMGGMGSAVLEWMADKGYAAQVKRLGIPDAVIEHGEQTQLHKECGFHTQDIITTAEDMVWQKKGVMAVS from the coding sequence ATGGATTTCACCCCAGGAGACCTTCTTGCCGGAATAAAAGATCCGGCGGATCTGAGAAAGCTCAGGATCAATGATCTGCCCAAATTGAGCGATGAGCTCAGGCAGTATATCATTGATGTGGTTTCCGTCAAGGGCGGACATTTCGGCGCTTCCCTGGGTGTGGTAGAACTTACCGTAGCACTTCATTACGTTTTTAATACCCCGGATGATCAACTGGTTTGGGACGTGGGCCATCAGGCCTATGGTCACAAGATCCTCACAGGCAGACGCGAAGTATTTCCGACAAACCGCCAGTACAAAGGACTGAGCGGGTTTCCCAAACGCTCCGAAAGTGAATATGACACTTTTGGTGTAGGGCACTCTTCCACTTCCATTTCGGCAGCCCTGGGTATGGCTGTGGCATCACGTCACCAGGGAGATAAGAACCGGCAACACATCGCTGTCATCGGAGACGGTGCAATGACTGCGGGACTCGCTTTTGAAGGACTGAACCATGCGGGTGTGGAAAATTCCAATCTGCTGGTTGTACTCAATGACAATTGCATGTCCATTGACCCCAACGTGGGCGCATTAAAAGAATACCTTACCGATATCACGACCTCCCATGCCTATAACCGCATGAAGGATGATGTCTGGAACCTGCTTGGGATGATCAGCAAATTCGGTCCGAATGCCCAGGCCATCGCTTCTAAAGTAGAGAATGCGGTCAAATCAGCACTTCTCAAACAAAGCAATTATTTTGAATCCCTGAGGTTCCGGTATTTCGGTCCGATCGATGGCCATGATGTGAAGCACATGGTGAAGGTGATGAAAGATCTGAAAGAAATACCCGGTCCTAAGATTCTTCACTGCATCACCACCAAAGGAAAGGGATACCAGCCTGCCGAAGAAGGTGATCAGACCAAATGGCACGCACCCGGACTTTTTGATAAGACCACAGGAAAAATTCTGGTGTCTTCTGTTTCAAACGAGAAGAAACCACCGAAATACCAGGACGTTTTCGGGCAAACCATTGTTGAGCTTGCCGAACGCAATTCGAAAATAGTTGGCATCACCCCTGCCATGCCGTCGGGTTCTTCCCTCAACATTATGATGAAGGCCATGCCCGATCGCGCTTTTGACGTGGGTATCGCCGAACAACATGCTGTTACTTTCTCTGCAGGTATGGCCACAAAGGGAATGATCCCTTACTGTAACATCTATTCCAGTTTTATGCAGCGGGCCTATGACCAGGTCATCCATGATGTGGCCATCCAAAACCTCAAGGTCATATTCTGCATGGACAGGGGCGGACTTGCAGGTGCGGACGGTCCGACCCATCACGGAGCTTACGACCTCGCCTACATGCGATGCATTCCGAACATGGTGGTAAGCGCTCCCATGAACGAGGAAGAGTTACGCAACCTGATGTATACCGCTCAATTGCCTTCAACACAAGGGCCATTCAGTATCAGATATCCAAGGGGTAATGGTGTGATGGCAGACTGGAAAAAGCCATTCCAGAAGATCATGATCGGCAGAGGAAGAAAGATCACCGATGGCACCGATATCGCTATACTCACCATAGGAACTGTTGGAAACTACGCCATTGAAGCATGTGAAATTCTGAAAGACAAAGGAATCTCCGCTGCACACTTTGATCTGCGTTTTGTGAAACCTCTTGATGAAAAATTATTGGCGGAGGTGTTCCGCAAGTTTGATAAGGTCATCACCGTGGAAGACGGATGCATCATGGGTGGGATGGGCAGCGCAGTTCTCGAATGGATGGCAGATAAAGGTTACGCCGCTCAGGTAAAAAGACTGGGAATTCCCGATGCCGTTATCGAGCATGGTGAACAAACCCAGTTACACAAAGAATGTGGCTTCCATACACAGGATATCATCACCACCGCAGAAGATATGGTATGGCAGAAGAAAGGCGTGATGGCTGTAAGCTAG
- a CDS encoding gliding motility-associated C-terminal domain-containing protein → MGTRAFIWRALHHRKSFAFFVCWCLLSFSVFGQRGKDGTRSVTTPNTIVNEFTALTADASTGDLIINVLNSGLNANGRFNAPLAAGDLVMIIQMQGATIDGSPNDSTWGRILSYNNCGNYEFKEVLDVPSSTTIEFSCPLAHDYTASGRVQVIRVPRFNNLTVTNNSVLTTQNWNGTTGGVLVVEALNNIVINNGGLVDASGRGFRGGQLDNQTNYNITDFASTNNQYGGEKGEGIAGFQADYNAYGGRYGRGAPANGGGGGNAHNAGGGGGANANILMAYTGNGNPDPGSGASPWTAAWDLEYPGFSASTSSGGGRGGYTYSSQDRNATSVPPGNTAWGGDNRHNVGGKGGRPLDYTLGRLFMGGGGGAGDGNNNASNAGANGGGIIYFLGYSTLNGNSTGQIRSDGQTALNTISGGNDAPGGGGGGGTIILNTTQLISGGVVTVNGGAGGNQIITCCGNEGEGPGGGGGGGYIGLTTTDGSTVMQVTGGANGVSDSRGVTEFLPNGATAGGPGILDTIYPYDVNIEAINDTICIGSTADLVAMLTGNPDPQMILVWYDLIAGGNVLQTGPNFSVGPLFNDTVFYVGTCPETYRIPVYVTVNPEPQINLTNDNSDCKNVNDGSITSVTLGGTAPFTYTWSSGHTQANITGLSPGTYSVTVTDSEGCTGTNSTTISEPTFLIATIVSSTDATCTGGSATVSVTGGTPPYTYDWSPTGGTQPTASNLPPGNYLVIVTDSNGCQALANVTIGQVSALTGTISGTNVTCNGSNNGTAVITPSGGILPYQYLWSNGATQSNVGGLAPGTFNVTVTDSAGCTLTRTVSITQPPTLNVGVQSKQNAYCGGANGNITMVASGGAGPYTYLWTPGGETTISITGLGPGTYSFTVTDNNGCTASRSVGIVLTPMVTASHTSTDANCNLGSDGTISLTVSGGQTPYTYSWVPGGYTTANVTGLSAGTYYVTATDAWGCSVVDSTTISEPSAMILTGSKNDATCGSSNGQVSISASGGNPGYTYLWSPGNYTTATVTGLSAGAYMVTVTDNTGCDITSSVVVNNITGPTLGLSSTDVYCNGSNTGSITVTPSGGTPPFTYLWAPGGYTSASISGLSAGTYAVTVTDNNTCLASQVVEIMEPTALDATLSMTPLSCKSSGDGTATVTAYGGTPGYNYLWFDGTTNATATGLSAGSHSVTVTDNNGCPMPFSVTVTEPDTITGTVSVTDATCNGGSDGTALVNASGGISPYSFNWSPLGGSDSLAIGLPAGTYTVTVRDSNGCSIQLTGDVSEAPAMTGTITSNIGVSCTGGNDGTLTITPGGGSPGYQYLWSPSGATTATATGLSVGIHFVTVTDTYMCPLYLNDIIQEPDQLQGTAIEAGPTYCGQSLGSARAEVTGGTGPYTYLWAPSGATTLKATGLPSGVHYLTVTDNNGCTSVDSVTIQDMPGPTVVIDTVTNVSCFGGSNGSATIVASGGTAPYTYTWSPAGPSYPTMTGMTAGQFYFTVTDANGCSVSDSGMVTEPPVLSGSIDAITPPSCHEASDGSISVSASGGTTPYGYVWNTTPVQYNPSLNNLPANYYQVTVTDANGCKVVMDTTVIDPGNIVGVTGVVSHVTCDGGNNGIASVTATGGTSPYTYLWDVNGQVTDTVGNLSAGTYHVTITDVNGCTDTTSVIVNENDPVITLATDPGAVCPGDTVKISAVATGGGSDLYYFIWSHGLDSDSVQYVTPTVTTTYIVRAEDEFGCTGTPDSITVNMLTLDSALLTLNSGMTICDGDSTTVLANVTGIADSITYSWSPNVGTGPGPFTVIPDTTTTYVVTVANQCGATIEDSVTIEVKQLPLVFFLDPDTGCVPLDVTFNTQISSPGDTVVSWLWDFGDGSIDTTAVPVHTYDLPGTFYPSLTLSLSSGCTFTFDDTNGILVYDLPQADFTTNPDPGVIFDPIQFIDLSTDATYWLWTFGDPNYSYSNLQNPTFVYLDSGNYEITLLVENMYGCTDTITRWLEVKPRYYLYVPNVFSPNGDHKNEYFFPVGENIDPQNFVMYIFDRWGNEIFQTTSIQGWDGTANEGSEIQQEDVYVWLILSSDAEGRPIRLMGHVTLIK, encoded by the coding sequence ATGGGAACTCGTGCATTCATATGGAGGGCACTTCATCACCGGAAATCTTTTGCATTTTTTGTTTGTTGGTGCCTCTTAAGCTTCTCTGTCTTCGGTCAGAGGGGAAAGGACGGAACCAGGTCTGTAACCACACCCAATACCATTGTCAACGAATTTACCGCCCTTACCGCGGATGCCTCCACCGGAGACCTTATCATCAACGTACTCAACTCGGGGCTAAATGCGAATGGCCGGTTTAACGCCCCACTCGCTGCCGGAGATCTTGTGATGATCATCCAGATGCAAGGAGCAACCATCGATGGTAGTCCCAACGACAGCACATGGGGCCGCATACTCTCTTACAACAATTGTGGTAACTATGAATTCAAGGAAGTACTTGATGTACCCAGCAGCACCACCATCGAATTTTCATGCCCCCTCGCCCATGACTATACCGCCAGCGGCAGGGTGCAGGTTATCAGGGTTCCCAGGTTTAATAACCTTACGGTAACCAACAATTCCGTACTTACCACGCAAAACTGGAACGGAACTACCGGAGGTGTTCTGGTCGTGGAAGCACTGAACAACATCGTCATCAACAATGGTGGATTGGTTGATGCATCCGGACGAGGATTCCGGGGTGGCCAGTTGGATAACCAGACCAACTATAACATTACTGATTTTGCTTCTACCAATAATCAGTATGGTGGAGAAAAAGGAGAAGGTATTGCCGGTTTTCAGGCCGATTATAATGCATACGGTGGAAGGTACGGACGTGGTGCCCCGGCCAACGGTGGCGGTGGCGGAAATGCGCACAACGCCGGTGGCGGTGGTGGCGCAAATGCAAATATCCTAATGGCATATACCGGCAACGGAAATCCGGATCCGGGAAGTGGTGCTTCACCATGGACAGCTGCATGGGACCTGGAATACCCGGGATTCTCAGCAAGTACCTCTTCCGGGGGCGGACGTGGAGGATACACTTACTCCAGCCAGGATCGGAATGCTACCAGTGTTCCTCCGGGTAATACTGCATGGGGTGGAGACAACAGACATAATGTAGGTGGAAAAGGTGGAAGACCTTTGGATTATACGCTGGGCCGGTTGTTCATGGGAGGAGGCGGTGGCGCCGGTGATGGTAATAACAACGCAAGTAATGCAGGTGCTAATGGCGGCGGTATCATATACTTCCTTGGCTACAGTACTCTCAACGGCAATAGCACAGGTCAGATCAGATCAGATGGCCAAACCGCATTGAATACGATATCCGGAGGAAATGACGCACCGGGTGGTGGTGGTGGTGGTGGAACGATCATCCTGAATACCACCCAACTTATCTCAGGTGGCGTTGTTACGGTGAATGGTGGCGCCGGAGGCAATCAGATCATTACCTGCTGCGGCAATGAAGGCGAAGGTCCGGGCGGTGGCGGTGGCGGCGGGTACATTGGTTTGACCACGACCGATGGTAGCACCGTGATGCAAGTTACCGGAGGTGCCAATGGCGTCAGTGATTCACGCGGAGTGACTGAATTCCTTCCTAACGGCGCAACCGCCGGTGGCCCCGGAATTCTGGATACCATCTATCCTTACGATGTGAACATAGAAGCCATCAATGATACCATCTGCATCGGCTCCACGGCAGACCTGGTTGCCATGCTCACAGGCAACCCGGACCCCCAGATGATCCTGGTTTGGTATGACCTGATCGCTGGTGGAAACGTTTTGCAAACCGGGCCGAACTTTTCAGTAGGACCTTTATTTAATGATACCGTGTTCTATGTGGGTACATGTCCTGAGACTTATCGCATACCGGTTTATGTGACGGTTAACCCGGAACCTCAGATCAACCTTACCAATGATAACTCCGATTGTAAAAATGTTAATGATGGGTCGATTACCAGTGTCACGCTGGGTGGAACGGCACCTTTCACTTATACCTGGAGCAGCGGGCATACCCAGGCAAACATTACCGGACTCTCGCCAGGCACCTACTCGGTTACCGTGACAGACTCCGAAGGATGTACAGGCACCAACAGCACCACCATTTCAGAACCTACCTTTCTTATCGCAACGATCGTTTCCAGCACGGATGCGACATGCACCGGCGGATCTGCCACGGTTTCCGTTACCGGAGGAACCCCACCCTATACCTATGACTGGTCACCAACGGGAGGTACCCAACCAACGGCTTCCAATCTGCCACCCGGAAATTATCTGGTCATTGTAACAGATTCAAACGGTTGTCAGGCATTAGCCAATGTCACCATCGGCCAGGTATCAGCGCTTACAGGCACCATTTCCGGAACCAATGTAACCTGCAACGGGAGCAATAATGGAACGGCTGTTATCACACCTTCAGGTGGCATCCTTCCTTACCAATACCTGTGGTCAAACGGAGCTACACAATCAAATGTAGGCGGACTGGCCCCGGGAACATTCAACGTTACAGTTACCGATTCCGCCGGCTGTACACTCACCCGTACCGTTTCCATTACACAACCCCCAACTTTAAATGTGGGTGTGCAGTCCAAACAAAATGCGTATTGCGGAGGCGCCAACGGAAATATTACCATGGTGGCCAGCGGAGGTGCAGGACCATACACATACCTATGGACGCCCGGTGGGGAAACAACCATCTCTATTACAGGACTGGGGCCCGGAACATACTCTTTCACTGTAACGGATAACAACGGATGTACAGCCAGCCGCAGTGTCGGAATCGTGCTAACGCCTATGGTAACGGCAAGTCATACAAGCACAGATGCCAACTGTAACCTGGGAAGCGATGGCACCATCTCACTGACCGTAAGCGGTGGACAAACCCCATACACGTACAGTTGGGTGCCCGGTGGATATACTACCGCGAACGTGACCGGTCTTTCTGCAGGAACTTACTATGTCACCGCCACAGATGCCTGGGGTTGCAGTGTGGTAGACAGCACCACCATTTCCGAACCATCGGCCATGATCCTCACCGGGTCGAAGAATGATGCCACATGCGGAAGCAGCAACGGGCAGGTCTCCATCTCCGCCAGTGGTGGTAATCCCGGCTATACCTATCTCTGGTCACCAGGAAACTACACTACGGCTACGGTAACAGGATTATCGGCAGGTGCTTATATGGTTACCGTAACCGATAATACCGGTTGTGACATCACCTCTTCGGTGGTTGTAAATAACATCACCGGTCCTACCCTGGGTTTGTCATCCACGGATGTTTACTGTAACGGAAGCAATACCGGCAGCATTACGGTGACGCCCTCTGGAGGAACCCCACCATTTACCTATTTATGGGCTCCCGGTGGTTATACATCCGCTTCTATCAGTGGCCTTTCCGCAGGAACTTATGCGGTTACGGTGACCGACAACAATACATGTCTCGCATCCCAGGTGGTGGAAATCATGGAACCAACGGCCCTGGATGCCACCCTTAGCATGACACCTTTGTCTTGCAAGAGTTCCGGTGACGGAACAGCAACCGTTACCGCCTATGGGGGTACGCCCGGATACAATTATCTCTGGTTTGATGGCACCACCAATGCGACGGCAACCGGCTTATCTGCTGGCTCTCACTCCGTGACGGTGACTGACAACAATGGTTGTCCAATGCCATTTTCCGTTACCGTTACAGAACCTGATACAATCACGGGTACCGTCTCCGTAACAGATGCAACGTGCAACGGCGGAAGTGATGGAACCGCTTTGGTAAATGCCTCCGGAGGAATCTCACCATACAGCTTTAACTGGTCTCCTCTTGGCGGATCGGATTCGCTGGCCATCGGTTTACCGGCAGGAACATATACTGTGACCGTACGGGACTCCAACGGTTGTAGTATTCAGTTGACCGGAGATGTTTCCGAAGCACCGGCCATGACCGGTACAATCACATCTAACATCGGGGTCAGTTGTACAGGAGGAAATGACGGAACCCTGACCATCACTCCGGGCGGAGGATCACCCGGATACCAGTACCTATGGTCTCCTTCCGGTGCTACAACCGCAACCGCAACTGGGTTATCCGTAGGCATACACTTTGTAACGGTGACCGACACATACATGTGTCCACTATATCTCAACGACATCATTCAGGAACCTGACCAACTGCAGGGTACGGCTATTGAAGCAGGACCTACTTATTGCGGCCAGTCTTTAGGGTCCGCAAGAGCTGAAGTAACAGGTGGCACAGGACCATATACCTACCTCTGGGCTCCCAGCGGAGCAACCACACTGAAGGCTACCGGACTACCTTCAGGTGTTCACTATTTAACTGTGACGGACAACAACGGCTGTACCTCGGTTGATTCGGTGACCATTCAGGATATGCCTGGCCCCACTGTGGTTATAGATACCGTGACCAACGTGTCATGTTTTGGTGGAAGCAATGGCTCTGCAACCATCGTTGCCTCGGGAGGTACGGCACCATACACTTATACCTGGTCCCCTGCCGGACCCAGTTATCCCACCATGACGGGCATGACGGCCGGGCAGTTTTACTTTACTGTGACCGACGCAAACGGTTGCAGCGTATCTGACAGTGGGATGGTTACTGAACCACCCGTTCTTTCAGGAAGTATCGATGCCATTACACCACCCAGTTGTCACGAAGCAAGTGATGGATCCATTTCCGTCTCAGCCAGTGGTGGTACAACACCCTATGGCTATGTCTGGAATACAACGCCCGTGCAATACAATCCATCCCTCAATAATCTTCCGGCCAATTACTACCAGGTAACCGTAACGGATGCAAACGGCTGCAAGGTTGTGATGGACACCACGGTCATCGACCCTGGAAACATCGTGGGCGTAACCGGGGTAGTATCCCACGTGACCTGCGATGGTGGAAATAACGGCATCGCATCCGTTACCGCAACAGGCGGAACTTCGCCGTATACCTACCTTTGGGATGTGAACGGACAGGTAACGGATACCGTTGGTAACTTGTCTGCCGGGACATATCATGTGACCATTACCGACGTGAATGGTTGCACCGATACCACTTCTGTTATTGTGAATGAAAATGATCCGGTGATCACACTAGCCACGGATCCCGGTGCGGTTTGTCCGGGTGATACCGTGAAGATTTCTGCTGTCGCCACAGGTGGAGGAAGCGATCTTTATTATTTTATCTGGTCTCATGGCCTGGACTCCGATAGTGTTCAATATGTAACACCTACGGTCACTACAACCTATATTGTGCGCGCCGAAGATGAATTCGGCTGCACAGGTACTCCAGACTCAATCACGGTGAACATGCTCACACTGGATTCAGCGCTCCTGACCCTTAATTCCGGCATGACCATATGTGATGGCGATTCCACCACGGTCCTCGCCAATGTAACGGGGATAGCAGATTCCATCACCTATTCCTGGAGTCCCAATGTCGGAACAGGACCGGGACCATTTACTGTAATTCCTGATACCACTACTACTTACGTGGTTACCGTGGCCAATCAATGCGGGGCCACCATTGAGGATTCGGTGACCATTGAGGTGAAACAACTGCCTCTGGTCTTCTTCCTGGATCCTGATACGGGCTGTGTACCGCTTGATGTCACCTTCAATACACAGATTTCATCGCCGGGTGATACGGTGGTCAGCTGGCTGTGGGATTTCGGAGATGGTTCTATTGATACAACAGCGGTACCGGTGCATACCTATGATCTGCCGGGAACATTCTATCCATCGCTTACGCTGAGTCTGAGTTCAGGTTGTACATTCACCTTTGATGATACGAACGGTATCCTGGTATATGATCTGCCACAGGCAGACTTTACGACAAACCCTGACCCAGGTGTCATCTTTGACCCCATTCAGTTCATCGATCTGTCAACGGATGCAACCTACTGGCTGTGGACGTTCGGAGATCCGAACTACAGCTATTCAAATCTTCAGAACCCCACGTTTGTATACCTGGATTCCGGAAATTACGAGATCACCCTTCTGGTGGAAAATATGTATGGATGTACAGACACCATTACCAGGTGGCTGGAAGTTAAACCCCGCTACTACCTTTACGTACCGAACGTATTCTCGCCGAATGGCGACCACAAGAATGAATACTTCTTTCCGGTCGGTGAGAACATTGACCCTCAAAATTTCGTAATGTATATCTTTGATCGTTGGGGTAATGAGATTTTTCAGACAACGTCCATTCAAGGTTGGGATGGAACCGCCAATGAAGGAAGTGAAATACAACAGGAAGATGTATACGTATGGCTGATCTTGAGCTCGGACGCAGAAGGACGACCCATCCGTCTGATGGGGCATGTCACGCTGATCAAGTAG
- a CDS encoding gliding motility-associated C-terminal domain-containing protein produces the protein MMRRWALVFGWWLCAASLPAQDVALNDITSPVGGCMLTNNRNVTVQIFNDETTMLNTPFDVTYIINGPISDSITETISTLILAKSIYTYTFVKKADLSVPGTYTFRAYTNLTGDNDRSNDTLNNYVVASDTFTVGGVVSDSGRFVCVSSNNLWLHLNNYIGDVLSWETSADNINWTTINNTTDSNHVTNIQNPAWYRVIVKNGYCQADTSAPTYLQIDSPSVGGNLTGQRTVCALSNSDTILLNGHRGDVLYWESSVNGGNTWNLIPDTTTSLVFTNLTSTTLFRAVIRNGSCAIITSDTVTITVSQPAVAGTLGDSAMVCNGNNSDTLALTGYSGTITDWEWSTDSGNTWLSLNHTDSLLEYTDLTASSWYRVIVGNGLCPDDTSNAVLINASTLPPAVDAGSDTTIIQGDTIMLSGTCNSVFHWTPPGGLSDTSILDPLCYPGSSTRYYLVAVDSLGCSAIDSVNILVTLPPDTTQKEVIITNTITANHDGINDTWVIQNIELFPEAEVFVYNTHGQPVFQSTAYDNTWDGSYQGSTLPDGTYYYVVRLSKTATIQKGTLTILGH, from the coding sequence ATGATGCGCAGGTGGGCGTTGGTTTTCGGTTGGTGGCTTTGCGCTGCTTCTCTTCCTGCCCAGGATGTAGCGCTCAATGACATCACATCTCCCGTTGGCGGATGCATGCTCACCAACAACCGCAATGTTACGGTTCAGATATTCAACGATGAGACCACCATGTTGAATACACCCTTTGATGTGACCTATATCATCAATGGCCCCATCTCCGACTCAATCACGGAAACCATTTCCACCCTTATCCTGGCCAAGTCCATTTACACATACACGTTTGTAAAGAAGGCCGACTTATCCGTTCCCGGCACATACACCTTCAGGGCGTACACCAACCTTACCGGAGATAACGACCGAAGCAACGATACCCTTAATAATTATGTGGTGGCTTCAGATACATTCACCGTTGGTGGGGTGGTCTCGGATAGCGGAAGGTTTGTATGCGTGTCATCCAACAACCTTTGGCTTCACCTCAATAACTACATCGGCGATGTGCTGTCATGGGAGACTTCGGCCGATAATATCAACTGGACAACCATCAACAATACCACTGACAGCAATCATGTGACCAACATCCAGAATCCTGCCTGGTACAGGGTAATCGTTAAAAACGGATATTGCCAGGCCGATACATCCGCTCCCACATACCTTCAGATCGACAGTCCCTCGGTGGGTGGTAATCTTACCGGTCAAAGAACAGTTTGCGCTCTTTCAAACAGCGACACCATTCTCCTCAACGGACATCGTGGAGATGTACTCTATTGGGAATCGTCGGTGAACGGAGGAAACACATGGAACCTCATTCCGGATACCACAACCAGTCTGGTCTTCACAAATCTCACATCCACTACCTTGTTTCGGGCGGTTATTCGTAACGGCAGCTGTGCCATTATCACTTCGGATACGGTGACCATAACGGTAAGTCAACCAGCCGTTGCAGGTACACTGGGCGACAGCGCCATGGTTTGCAACGGGAACAATAGCGATACCCTGGCACTGACCGGATACTCCGGCACGATTACTGACTGGGAGTGGTCCACGGATTCCGGCAACACCTGGCTATCCCTGAATCATACCGATAGCCTGCTGGAGTATACCGATCTCACAGCATCTTCATGGTACCGCGTCATCGTTGGCAATGGCCTTTGCCCCGATGATACATCCAACGCCGTTCTTATCAACGCCAGCACCCTTCCCCCGGCGGTGGATGCCGGTTCGGATACCACCATCATACAAGGGGATACGATCATGCTTTCAGGTACATGTAATTCAGTTTTTCACTGGACCCCACCCGGTGGATTAAGTGACACCAGTATCCTGGATCCGTTGTGCTACCCCGGCAGCAGTACAAGGTACTATCTGGTCGCGGTGGATAGCCTGGGATGTTCGGCTATTGACTCAGTGAACATACTCGTGACCCTTCCTCCCGATACCACACAAAAGGAAGTGATCATCACCAATACCATAACCGCTAACCACGACGGGATCAATGATACCTGGGTCATTCAGAATATTGAACTTTTCCCTGAAGCGGAGGTGTTTGTTTATAATACCCACGGACAACCTGTGTTCCAGTCCACCGCCTATGATAATACCTGGGATGGCAGCTACCAGGGAAGCACGCTTCCGGATGGAACTTATTACTACGTGGTCCGGCTGAGTAAAACTGCGACCATACAAAAAGGCACACTGACGATACTTGGGCACTGA